From Micromonospora echinospora, one genomic window encodes:
- a CDS encoding DUF2690 domain-containing protein: MRIRPLAATATSATIGLALALAPVTPAAAYSGYGYDNQDPYATGCASSQVLLETVDIGTYSGVSVGTGYLWYSRSCGTNWISVRTKYASPSGWAGGITTNIYRDTPSGQALFTWTRPWVAGAVSWSDMLYAPVECVRAVGSVDSDHGVGVGWIHQPGC; encoded by the coding sequence ATGAGAATCAGACCCCTGGCGGCCACCGCCACCAGCGCGACCATCGGCCTCGCGCTGGCCCTGGCTCCCGTCACCCCGGCTGCCGCGTACAGCGGCTACGGATACGACAACCAGGACCCGTACGCCACCGGCTGCGCCTCGTCCCAGGTGCTGCTCGAGACGGTGGACATCGGGACGTACTCGGGCGTCAGCGTCGGCACCGGCTATCTCTGGTACAGCCGCAGCTGCGGCACGAACTGGATTTCCGTGCGGACGAAGTACGCCTCGCCGAGCGGCTGGGCCGGCGGTATCACCACGAACATCTACCGGGACACCCCGTCCGGACAGGCACTGTTCACCTGGACGCGACCGTGGGTCGCCGGTGCCGTGAGCTGGAGCGACATGCTCTACGCCCCGGTCGAGTGCGTCCGTGCGGTCGGCTCGGTCGACTCCGACCACGGGGTGGGGGTGGGCTGGATCCACCAGCCCGGCTGCTGA
- a CDS encoding TROVE domain-containing protein, with product MAKFNLKLRRNRHETDAVTAEGAPGFSREPRAELFLLAVSNMVGEHTFYEGAADRDARFRDLVATVAVADPEWFGRFVPWLRTGAMLRTASVVAALEGARAQVAAGIPGSRTVVDAALQRADEPGEALAYWLGRHGRAMPKPVKRGVADAVVRLYHERSLLKYDSDSSAVRFGDVIDLTHPKARDERQGDLFRHALDRRHQRDNPLPASLAVLAARAELMALPVERRREVTDPGVLGAAGMTWEALAGWRQTAMDAAAWEAVIPTMGYLALLRNLRNFDQAGVGDAVAETVAAKLADPGEVARSRVLPMRFLSAYNAAPSLRWAYPLEKALQHALANVPALDGRTLILIDTSGSMNSGFSKDGTLRCWDAATVFGLALAARARDATVVSFSNDTRVFPAVAGESVLSAVRRFKDGGYFYGGGTQTEKAVRAHYDRHDRVVILTDEQAHWHGSADVAAAVPAQVPVYTWNLAGYRVGHTPTVGNRHTFGGLSDAAFAMIPLIEAGSRERWPF from the coding sequence ATGGCCAAGTTCAACCTCAAGCTGCGCCGGAACCGGCACGAGACCGATGCCGTGACGGCCGAGGGCGCGCCGGGTTTCAGCCGTGAGCCGCGCGCCGAGCTCTTCCTGCTGGCCGTGTCCAACATGGTCGGCGAGCACACCTTCTACGAGGGCGCCGCCGACCGGGACGCCCGCTTCCGTGACCTGGTCGCCACCGTGGCGGTCGCCGACCCCGAGTGGTTCGGCCGGTTCGTGCCGTGGCTGCGTACCGGCGCGATGCTGCGGACGGCCTCGGTGGTGGCGGCCCTGGAGGGCGCCCGCGCGCAGGTCGCCGCTGGCATTCCCGGCTCGCGGACCGTGGTGGACGCGGCGTTGCAGCGTGCCGACGAGCCGGGTGAGGCGCTGGCGTACTGGCTGGGCCGGCATGGCCGGGCGATGCCGAAGCCGGTCAAGCGGGGCGTCGCCGATGCCGTGGTGCGGCTTTACCACGAGCGCAGCCTGCTCAAGTACGACTCCGACAGCAGCGCGGTGCGGTTCGGTGACGTCATCGACCTGACCCACCCGAAGGCGCGGGACGAACGGCAGGGCGACCTGTTCCGGCACGCGCTGGACCGGCGTCACCAGCGCGACAACCCGCTGCCGGCGTCGCTGGCGGTGCTGGCGGCCCGGGCCGAGCTGATGGCGTTGCCGGTCGAGCGGCGTCGGGAGGTCACCGACCCGGGGGTGCTGGGCGCGGCCGGCATGACGTGGGAGGCCCTCGCCGGCTGGCGGCAGACCGCGATGGACGCCGCGGCCTGGGAGGCGGTCATCCCGACCATGGGGTACCTGGCGTTGCTGCGTAACCTGCGCAACTTCGACCAGGCCGGGGTCGGCGACGCCGTCGCCGAGACCGTCGCGGCGAAGCTGGCCGACCCGGGCGAGGTGGCGAGGTCGCGCGTGCTGCCGATGCGTTTCCTGTCGGCGTACAACGCGGCACCGAGCCTGCGGTGGGCGTACCCGCTGGAGAAGGCGTTGCAGCACGCGCTGGCGAACGTGCCGGCGCTGGACGGGCGGACCCTGATCCTCATCGACACCTCGGGGTCGATGAACAGCGGGTTCAGCAAGGACGGCACGCTGCGCTGCTGGGACGCGGCCACGGTGTTCGGTCTCGCGCTGGCCGCCCGCGCGCGGGACGCGACGGTGGTGTCGTTCTCCAACGACACCCGGGTGTTCCCGGCGGTGGCGGGGGAGTCGGTGCTGTCGGCGGTGCGCCGGTTCAAGGACGGTGGCTACTTCTACGGCGGCGGGACCCAGACCGAGAAGGCGGTCCGGGCGCACTACGACCGGCACGACCGGGTGGTGATCCTCACCGACGAGCAGGCGCACTGGCACGGCTCGGCGGACGTGGCGGCGGCGGTGCCCGCACAGGTCCCGGTGTACACCTGGAACCTGGCCGGGTACCGGGTCGGGCACACGCCGACGGTCGGCAACCGGCACACGTTCGGCGGGCTCTCCGACGCCGCGTTCGCGATGATCCCGCTCATCGAGGCCGGTTCCCGCGAGCGGTGGCCGTTCTGA